In a genomic window of Streptomyces koelreuteriae:
- a CDS encoding LysR family transcriptional regulator codes for MIEARHLRVLRAVAATGSFSAAGRELGCTQPAVSQQMKALESSVGTPLLIRTGREMRLTQAGEALVRHAAGILAGLTAAEEEIAAIAGLRAGRVRLVSFPSGSSTLVPTALAALRAAHPGTRVSLEEAEPPASVGLLREGDCDVALAFRYEGAAGAEEWDDLVVRPLLSDRLVALVPERHRLAGAGSVAIGELARESWIAGCPRCRGQLVEVCAAAGFTPRIDFATDDYPAVVGLVGAGLGVAVLPQLAVESVRPRGVRTVTLEPVVRREIVALTLPDLAQVPAVSATLDQLARAAVR; via the coding sequence GTGATCGAAGCCCGCCATCTCCGCGTCCTGCGCGCCGTCGCCGCCACCGGTTCCTTCTCCGCCGCGGGGCGTGAGCTGGGCTGCACCCAGCCCGCCGTCAGTCAGCAGATGAAGGCCCTGGAATCCTCCGTCGGCACCCCTCTGCTCATCCGCACCGGGCGCGAGATGCGCCTGACCCAGGCCGGTGAGGCGCTGGTGCGGCACGCCGCCGGGATCCTCGCCGGGCTCACGGCCGCCGAGGAGGAGATCGCCGCCATCGCCGGGCTGCGCGCGGGACGGGTCCGGCTCGTCTCCTTCCCCAGCGGCAGCTCCACGCTGGTGCCCACGGCCCTCGCCGCACTGCGCGCCGCGCATCCCGGCACCCGTGTCTCCCTGGAGGAGGCCGAACCGCCCGCGTCGGTCGGCCTGCTGCGCGAGGGCGACTGCGACGTGGCGCTCGCCTTCCGCTACGAGGGCGCGGCGGGCGCGGAGGAGTGGGACGACCTCGTCGTACGGCCGCTGCTGTCGGACCGGCTCGTCGCCCTCGTGCCGGAGCGGCACCGGCTCGCGGGCGCGGGGTCCGTCGCCATCGGTGAGCTCGCGCGGGAGTCGTGGATCGCGGGCTGTCCGCGCTGTCGCGGCCAGTTGGTCGAGGTGTGCGCGGCGGCCGGCTTCACGCCTCGCATCGACTTCGCCACCGACGACTACCCGGCGGTCGTCGGCCTGGTCGGCGCCGGGCTGGGCGTGGCCGTGCTGCCCCAGCTCGCCGTCGAGTCGGTTCGGCCCCGGGGAGTACGCACCGTGACGCTGGAACCGGTGGTGCGGCGGGAGATCGTCGCGCTCACCCTGCCCGACCTCGCTCAGGTCCCGGCGGTGTCGGCGACGCTCGACCAGCTCGCGCGGGCGGCCGTCCGCTAG
- a CDS encoding SDR family NAD(P)-dependent oxidoreductase → MTTALITGSTAGIGAAFARRLAADGHNLVLVARDTKRLREQATELHDGHGIEAEVLTADLAEDKGIEAVAGRLGDRKNPVDLLVNNAGFGNKGRYLDVSMADELRMLKVHCEAVLRLTSAAADGMRERGRGGVVNVASVAAFVPRGTYGASKAWVVQFTQGAARDLAGSGVRLMALCPGFVRTEFHDRAGMGTDNIPSWMWLDADKLVAAALHDLARGKTLSIPDPRYKALMGAAKLVPRGMLGAVSSKTGRKYGPQ, encoded by the coding sequence ATGACAACGGCTCTGATTACGGGATCGACGGCAGGCATCGGGGCCGCGTTCGCGCGGCGACTGGCGGCCGACGGGCACAACCTGGTGCTGGTGGCCCGGGACACCAAGCGGCTCAGGGAACAGGCGACCGAACTGCACGACGGGCACGGCATCGAGGCGGAGGTGCTGACGGCCGACCTGGCCGAGGACAAGGGCATCGAGGCGGTGGCCGGCCGGCTGGGCGACCGCAAGAACCCCGTCGACCTCCTGGTCAACAACGCCGGCTTCGGCAACAAGGGCCGCTATCTCGATGTCTCCATGGCCGATGAGCTGCGGATGCTCAAGGTGCACTGCGAGGCGGTGCTGCGGCTGACGTCGGCGGCGGCAGACGGCATGCGGGAGCGCGGCCGGGGCGGTGTCGTCAATGTCGCGTCGGTCGCCGCGTTCGTGCCGCGGGGCACCTACGGCGCGTCCAAGGCGTGGGTCGTGCAGTTCACGCAGGGCGCGGCGCGCGATCTGGCCGGCAGCGGCGTACGGCTGATGGCGCTGTGCCCCGGTTTCGTGCGCACGGAGTTCCACGACCGGGCCGGGATGGGCACGGACAACATCCCGAGCTGGATGTGGCTCGACGCGGACAAGCTGGTGGCGGCGGCGCTGCACGACCTGGCCCGGGGCAAGACGCTGTCGATCCCGGACCCGCGCTACAAGGCGCTGATGGGGGCGGCGAAGCTGGTGCCGCGGGGGATGCTCGGGGCGGTTTCGTCGAAGACGGGGCGCAAGTACGGGCCGCAGTAG
- a CDS encoding MOSC domain-containing protein, whose product MKLLSVNLGRAEAVPYTDNPEGVTGIDKRPVDGAVRVSAPGPKGVGGSGLAGDAVCKLEHHGGDDQAVYAMAREDLDEWERALGRTLADGAFGENLTTQGLDVSGALIGERWRIGPEVVLEITSGRIPCRTFQGHLEEKGWVKRFTRRGAPGAYLRVIEPGEIRAGDAVEILHRPDHDVTVALQFRAVTTERTLLPRLLAAGEALHPEVLRWAREYVEKNGA is encoded by the coding sequence ATGAAGCTTCTGTCTGTGAATCTGGGCCGCGCCGAGGCTGTGCCGTACACGGACAACCCGGAGGGTGTGACCGGGATCGACAAGCGGCCGGTCGACGGGGCGGTACGGGTGTCGGCGCCCGGGCCCAAGGGCGTCGGCGGGAGCGGGCTGGCCGGGGACGCGGTGTGCAAGCTGGAGCACCACGGCGGTGACGACCAGGCGGTGTACGCGATGGCGCGCGAGGACCTGGACGAGTGGGAGCGCGCGCTGGGCCGGACCCTGGCCGACGGGGCGTTCGGCGAGAACCTCACGACCCAGGGGCTCGACGTGTCCGGCGCGCTGATCGGCGAGCGCTGGCGCATCGGGCCCGAGGTGGTGCTGGAGATCACCTCCGGGCGGATCCCGTGCCGTACGTTCCAGGGCCATCTGGAGGAGAAGGGCTGGGTGAAGCGGTTCACGCGGCGGGGCGCGCCGGGCGCCTATCTGCGGGTGATCGAGCCCGGGGAGATTCGCGCGGGCGACGCCGTCGAGATCCTGCACCGGCCGGACCACGACGTCACCGTGGCCCTGCAGTTCCGGGCGGTGACCACCGAACGGACGCTGCTGCCGCGGCTGCTGGCGGCGGGTGAGGCGCTGCACCCGGAGGTGCTGCGCTGGGCGCGGGAGTACGTGGAGAAGAACGGGGCCTGA